A segment of the Macrobrachium nipponense isolate FS-2020 chromosome 1, ASM1510439v2, whole genome shotgun sequence genome:
CTATTTTAGATGttggagatttattttttatatttacacctGTATTTAATTAAACATCTTTCGGTTGTgtagaaaaatagacatttattcccGGATACAATATGAGAGGTGTTTTAAATACTGGagttttatttacaattatcTATTTGAATATCTTTCGGTTGTGAATAAAGAACATTTATTCCTTATTAGAGAATATTAGAACTATTTAATACTCGAGTTATATTTTCATAtggacatttatatttattttaatatctttttgtagtgaataaagaaaatgttattctttgatttattatattttttgtatatttatttatttactattcttTTCTTTGCAATGATTATTCACTAAAGTATACAGACACTGtttcattataaaaacaaaatgtcatTTGTCTTTGCGttgtaatatactgtatatatatatatatatatatatatatatatatatatatatatatatatatataatatatatatatatatatatctatatatatatatatatatatatacatatatatatatatatatatatatatatatatatatatatatctatatatatatatatatatatatatatatatatatatatatatatatatttcttctttaggAACGCAATGGATGCTAGTAGCTTTTATGGGTATGCAGAACCACcgtcagatgatgatgatgatgattacagCAATGATGAAATTTCAAATTCCTCCCTAAGTGACTCTGATCCAAATTTCGATGATGAAGAAAGTAGCAGCTACAGCGAATCAGAAGATGATGGTACAGGATGAGACAGCATTTTGCCAGCAACGGATGATGATGGTACAGAGGATGAAAATATATTGCCTTCAACATCTAATGTGACAGATATTCAACAACAATTATCTCAAGCAAATGGAACTCTGACTGGCAGGATACCGTTGCTCTCCCTAGAAACTTCCTATGTACAGCTAGAGAAGAGAAACATTACACTTTGCCATCTACTTCAGATGGAGAAGTTCTTCCACTTGATGTGTATAAATTATTTGTTACTGATGAGATCTTTGATTTGATTATCCGCCATGTGAACCACCGGTGGTACTTTGTGAATAAGACATAAACGCCACATGTACCACCAGTGGttcaattttgatttttcatactttttttatttttatttagataaattaGTAAAAAGGGTTATAAATACCATAGTCTGCATGCCAATCAAAGtttattaattcaattttataaaagtgaaaaaaaataaaagcattcttttaattataatggaaaaaataataggCATTTTTCATGATAGCAcaccataaaaaaattatgcaaaagcTCCATATCTGAAACTTtttcagtatatagatatatatagcatttcATATGCACCAAAGAAACATTAGTACTCCTTTGAATGAAGTCTTTCAAAGCATGATGGGCAAAAATGAGGCTTGCCTTCACATTGACCACACACTCTCTTTACTCTTCTTGCTTTGCGTGCTGCGATTGGCTTCCTTCATTTCTACTAAGTAACTCATAGCAACCTCTGCATCTTTTTCTCACATCTCTACATTTTCCATCTAACTCAACTAAAACATGAGTGACCTTTTCCCCCCAATGGTGAAAAATCCTTTCCATCTTTATATCTTCAGTGGTTTACCTTTCAAAAGTGAGAGTACTACAGATTCTCTAAATTTCTTTATTGaaattggtttgtttgtgtgaaACTTGTTGAAGAGAATATATGAATTTACTATAGCTGTCCCAAGAAGAAGCTCAAAAGCTGCTTTCTTGTACCACTTCTTAACTTTTCTGAGGGGTGAGTAATATGAGGCCATCTGGTCAGAGTAGTCCACTCCTTTTTTGGCTGCATTATAATCCAAGATACATTGcggcttttctctctctataccaCGTTTTATTTTACCAGTTTTGACTAATTCTTTGGTATATTCAGGGACAGTTGTTAGCATAAGAACATCACGTTGATCCTTCCACTTTATAACTTTTATGCCTTCAGAATTCTGCTGTGCTGCTACTTcaccttttttcagttttttgcgTGTCACAGATTTTGGAACATACTTTCTGTTCACTCTCAGTGTTCCACAGACATAAGTTGATTTTCCTAAAAGGTACCTAGACAATGGCACTGAAGAATAGAAATTGTCTATATAAAGTGTTCTACCTTCACTAAGAAGTCCATCCATTAGTGCCCGAGTTATATACTCTGCATGTTCTATTCCTGGAGCATTATCACCTTTCCCTTTGTAAATCATGAATTCCCAAGTATATCCATCCACTGAGCACAATTTATAGACTTTCAATCCATATTTGTGACTTTTACTTGGATTATATTGCCGTAATATGTTCGACCTCTAAATAAACCATACTTTTCATCTATTACAACCTTCTCACCaggtgtgaattttttaaagtttcttgACAAAAGCTGAATCAGTGGCCGCAGTTTGAAAAGTCTATCACTTCCATCTGAGCGACTATTATCTGCAAAGTGTATAAATCGTAGGATCAGCTCAAATTTATTCCTAGCCATGGTTGTCTTTATAAGATCAACTCCATACATTTTGCTCCTACTCCAGTAGCTCTCAAAAGTTGGCTGCTTATTCAGACCCATGAGAATAAAGATACCAAAGAACTTTTCAATGTCTTGTTTGGTTACTGGTTTCCAAGCTTTCATCTTAGAGTGCCTAGTAATAGGCTTCATTGCTGGCAGTAGTATCATAAAATTCTATTAGTTTCAATTACTATCAAATCAAAGATCTCATTCAGTAACAAATAATTTATACACATCAAGTGGAAGACTCCATCTGAAGTAGATGGCAAAGTGTAATGTTTCTCTTCTCTAGCTGTACATAGGAAGTTTCTAGGGAGAGCAACGGTATCCTGCCAGTCAGAGTTTCCATTTGCTTGAGATAATTGTTGTTGAATATCTGTCACATTAGATGTTGAAGGCAATATATTTTCATCCTCTGTACCATCATCATCCGTTGCTGGCAAAATGCTGTCCTCTCCTGTACCACTCACTTCTGATTCGCCTGTAGCTGCTACTTTCTTCATCATCGAAATTTGGATCAGAGTCACTTAGGGAGGAATTTGAAATTTCATCATTGctgtaatcatcatcatcatcatctgacgGTGGTTCTGCATACCCATAAAAGCTACTAGCATCCATTGCGTTcctaaagaagaaatatatatatatatatatatatatatatatatatatatatatatatatatatatatatatatatatatatacatatatatatatatatatatatatatatatatatatatatatatatatatatatatatatatatatatatatatacagtatattacaaCGCAAAGACAAatgacattttgttttataagaaACAGTGTCTGTATACTTTAGTGAATAATCATTGCAAAGAAaagaatagtaaataaataaagataaaaaatataataaatcaaagaataatatacgtatttaggttTCTGTAGATCATGATCTCATGTGAATGTAAATCACTTGTAGGCCTAAATGAGAGAAGTAATCCaaatatcacagagagagagagagatacaaatcacattatatatatatatatataatatatatatatatatatatatatataaaatatatatatatatatatatatatatatatatatatataaaacaaaagcttTGTAAActagtgaaaaattaaaatggattGTTATAGCGTGAACCATCGGTGTACAATGAGACTGAGGAATGAACGGCATTTGACAAGCATCGCCAATTGAACCATCGGTGACCAATTTATCTATGATCCACCGATGGCGCATTTGGCGTCGGAGAAAGAAAAATGTATGCATGTTGCCTTATGAACCACATGTGTCTCAAGGTTTTTACACTCTCTTACCCTTCTCCACTATCTTGCAGATTAAACAACGTGTTCCCCTGTTCGCTGTGACAAACGTACTGAGAAGGATAGGACATTGTAGTTATGGCGGCAGGGAGAAATTGATGACGTGTTAACGAAATCCGAACCTAGGTCTGAAGAGCAGCTGTTAAAAATCCAAAAGGAAATCAATATCCGGTAAAGGTTAGAGACATTAGTCATTATTACGGGAATATGACCAGTCTGGCATAATACTTCTTTCAAAACTGACATTTCGATCTGGGATAAGACGAAAGATTGTGCGGGAATTGTGTATTCTCGTTTCTTAATCCATTAACAAAGGATTTTCTCATTTCCTATTTCggtaaagaattttattttgtaaaatttagaTTATTAGGTCAAGCACAGGTGGGCCACTTTTGGCCGTTCAGCCCTCTAGACAGTGAAGacggagttggagtggttggacagcaagattgatgGATCCagaaaatggagaaaataagatataattgtCTAAATTGGGAGAAGCCTGAAGAAAGGAAGTTAGAATGGAGGTacttgaaagaagaagaaactaatcataaaatattttcagtatcCAATATTCTTAGGCACTACTAATAGAGTACTCACAAACAGCAGGGTGCAGCCGTTTTCTTTAATATAAgtgatataaattataattatatccaTAGCAAATATCTAATTGATATTTACCTGTGGCAGTTGTAATGTGTTCGCAAAATTCTGTAAACGTTTGTTTATTGGTTTTCATGTACGAATAAGGTCTTAAAGATGTACGATGACGTAAGTCTTGAGAATTATAATCAATATTTGGTAACAATGAATATGGATTATAGTCAGAGATGTAGATTTTGAAGAAGTTATAAATACATTCTAAGATAAGCGACTTCCATTAACAATATACGAACGGAAATTccaacccccacctctctctctctctctctctctctctctctctctctctctctctctctctgcataacttatcattttatattagaTTGTTAAACAAAGCAACAGCAGTCTTGACATGTTAAACTGTAAGGGGTGAAATTTTTACTagagtttctttttttaaattttttttttttcaataaaatgctgCTATTATGGCAAAATCTCAATACATTCCagcattactttttattaaaccGTAAAATATGGTTATTGTCTGaatgtatattttcttacaaACAATTTTGAATCTTAGGCAATCGTTTTATTTCTCGAGTTTCTCTAACAGCGCTCATCTTTATCTTTCCAAATGGTGGActaattttttatgcaaaatgtaagtaaattatagaATAGAAGGACACATCTAACCTTACCTTCCTAAGTTTTTACCTTATGTCCCTCTCTTTAGCCCTTCCCATGACAGTCGACTATATTTCAAATACCCATTCTAGTATTTTAGGGAAACAGAGACAGAACAAATTtgtaaaaaatctatatatttatattttgtgttttttttagtgtAACATATGAAGGAAGaagataataatacaataaaaatgtcaaaGTCTTTCCATTTaagctttccttttcatttttatgtgaAAGTTGAAAGTTGCTTATTTCTTTATTGCATCCTTTAGTTTGCAATACATTGACAGGGATTACCACGAAAAACGACCTGGATTTATTCGCCCACGACATATGCTAATGACGAGTAAGTATCCTGCTTCAAGttcattattcaaaattaatgtattaaattttttCAACTTCGCATCATTTTTTCCAGTTGCCTTATATCTCCGTAATCTTTTCATCCTTGCAATCATAcaatactttattttctttcttgtatatatctgaaaatttcaaaggaattaattaaaaaactaaattcttgctgaaatcaattatttaaagatataaaagaatatcTCTACTAACATTATTTGCAATGCTTCAGTTTGCTACCATCGTAACATTACTGACTGGAGCAGAATTATTGTATCCTCTATTTCACAGCGAGACAATAAATTAATGCAGTTCACAGATAAACAGAAACATATTTCGCTCTATATTCAACACTCAATATCGTCTTCACAGTAAGGCTGCTGAAACTTAAATGCGAAACTAACTTTTTACTCGACAGCATTTTCCACTTAAATATTTTAGTGATATGTTTTGCAGTATATTCTGCTCACCTGACATTATCTAATTTACCTGCAATATGCTAGGAAAGGAATTTCACACTTATGTTTGAAGAAAGGGTTGCGTGTGGAGCTTCTAAAAATATTGCGTCCCTTTTTGCATTCTTTCAACTTTTATACCTCTAAATATTTCCACGGGTGTATCTGTgtataaagacagagagagagagagagagagagagagagagagagagagagagagagagagagagaacgccttaATAATCATCCACGAAATTTGCGAGGCAAATAACTGTCATGATCTTCAAGGAACATAGGAAGGAATTATGAAAGAATATGCAACCATAGTCATTTCATTGCATTtgtgagagattaaaaaaaataatgttttagtcTTCTCCGGCAATAAAGCGAATTTCTTCctgagatatttaaaaaaaaatcctttttcataaaatcttgtttTTCCTGGTGTTTTTACAATtgcatttcctttatatttttcttatcgtTATTTTCCGTTGTTGGAATCTTGCATACTTCTATTCCCTACTGActttaagggattttttttttttttttaatagcttaaATGCTTCGATATTTTTTATCACTATTCCTTCTTTTTTGCAAACCTTTTTTCTCTATATCTACACCTTTTTTCTTCTTGCATTCTTGCCTTTCCTTTTATTAGCATACAACACATTCCGCCAAGTCTTTTATCAAGAGACGTTAAAAGGGGTGTGGTTTTATTCCTTAACAGCTTTTACTTACGTTCTTTGCTTAAACCTCCCAGATTCTATTTAGTCCCCAAGACTTGCTCTTGCTTATGCAAACTCAGACACACTTTCAGATGGCTTTTACAATTGTTTCTACTACCTCCAAATGCATCATACACCATCTGGAAATAACTCCACACTCCAGTGGAAGCCAATTTGTTCATCCCATTTAAGCTTCACTTCCACACCCTCTATTACATCCATATGTTTTAGACATCACCCttcctatatgaaaaaaaaaatcattcattgtGATTCTATAATCATGGCTCTGATCAATATTTAATTCAAGGTAATTTTCCTCGAGGGCAAATGCAATATGTTATATTAGATTTAAGTGCTTGTTAGTTGTAGTTATGTCAGCCAATTTTCGTGGAGAAGGTTGCGCACGACACTTATGTATATCTCTTAATTAATGGCTTTATAACTACAACTCTTGTCAATATTTAAACGCAATACGTTCCTTTTTATAGCTATGCTAGACATATTTTTCAGGGATAAGGATGTTTTGATGGCTATGAAGAGGAAACCCGTTCACTGACGTATCTCATTTTCCCTGTGGTCGTCTTTTCTGAACCAATCACAACTAATCCCTCTGCAGTCTGAGTGGCAATCTCTGAGCAATTATCACCTCCCCTCACCTGGCGTTAGTTTTTTGGCTTCACCCTGACCAGGGTAATTTCTGagcttttatatatttgttgttcTGGTGTTCATTTGATGTTATGTTCTTTACTAATGATTAAAATTGTTATCTAAATTTCagtggtcttatatatatatatatatatatatatatatatatatatatatatatatatatatatatatatatatatatatatatatatatatatatatatatgtgtgtgtgtgtgtgtgtgtgtgtgtgtgcgtgtgtgtgtgtgtgtgtgtgtgtgtgtgtgtgtatgatattgtttcccatttttttaaactgaattgGTTGTAAGTAATCTGACAATGATGGACTATCACTTAAAAAGTTGCGTTGGGGATCTTCAAAGCTTCCAATGTTCGTTCGCGCGagtgtgttgtgcgtgtgtgtacgtgtatgttcctgtgagagagagagaagagagagagagagatggagagagagagagagagagagagagagagagagagtttccaatcTCTTTAGTTTCTTATAAGAATGCGGAAAAAATTGATTGGTCGTACTCCTGAAAACTTCAAAGAAACTTTAACAAAACGACTCCAGTACGTGTAATGGAGATATCAATGTTCGAACTATCGAGGTTAAATGATCACGTAAATATCGAAATTACCCCTCTAACTTTTTCTGCTAAAACGATTTCAGCAAAAGGAGGACAGAAGAAAGAAACAGCATGTAAAACCAGCCTTCCTGAAGATGCAGCAATCCGGCAGAATTTTTGGCTTATTTACCAAGAACCTTTCATGTTTCTAATATAAAACTCCCACCACACGgaatctccttccttccttccttccttccttccttgttcGATAAAAGCCACGTCTGGGACTGGGGGAATTTGCTTTGTTTATGACGCAACCGACATCTGGAACAGTTCAGCCTCATCGGTTCT
Coding sequences within it:
- the LOC135219084 gene encoding piggyBac transposable element-derived protein 4-like; the encoded protein is MIYKGKGDNAPGIEHAEYITRALMDGLLSEGRTLYIDNFYSSVPLSRYLLGKSTYVCGTLRVNRKYVPKSVTRKKLKKGEVAAQQNSEGIKVIKWKDQRDVLMLTTVPEYTKELVKTGKIKRGIEREKPQCILDYNAAKKGVDYSDQMASYYSPLRKVKKWYKKAAFELLLGTAIVNSYILFNKFHTNKPISIKKFRESVVLSLLKGKPLKI